ATGTGGATAAGAAAAAGGCGAAGGAAATGAGCATCAGTATGCTGAAGCAGGTCGGGATCCCCCGGGCTGAGCAGGTGTACCGCTCCTTCCCGCACTCCCTGAGCGGCGGCATGCGCCAGCGGGTCATGATTGCCATGGCCCTCTCGTGTAACCCGAAGCTGTTGATTGCTGATGAGCCGACGACCGCCTTGGACGTGACCATTCAGGCGCAGATCCTCGAACTGATGAAGGATCTCGTGAAGAAATTCGATACCGCGATTATCCTCATCACCCACGACCTCGGTGTGGTGGCGGAGCTGGTTGACCGGGTGATCGTAATGTACGCAGGCCAGGTAGTCGAGCAGTCGGATGTATTCTCCCTGTTCAAAAACCCGCGCCATCCGTATACGAGAGGGCTGTTGGACAGTACGCCGAAAGTACAGGACCTGGACGAGGAACTGAAATCCATTCAGGGGACCGTTCCGACGCCGTCGGAAATGCCTGCCGGCTGCCGGTTTGAACCCCGTTGCCCGTATGCGATGGACCATTGTAAAACGCATGAACCGAAGCTTGAAGTGCTCCCTGACGGACGGGATGTGCGCTGCTGGCTCTACGATGAGGAGGTGATGAAGGATGTCGACGAACGACCAGATCTCACGGCAGGAGCAGGATTCTACAACAAAAACACCACTGCTTGAACTGCGGAATGTGAAAAAATACTTTGACGTCACCGAAGCCTGGTTCTCCCGGAAACGGGAATACCTCCGGGCCGTGGACGGTGTCAATCTGAAGGTGTATGAAGGAGAAACCCTCGGTGTGGTGGGTGAGTCCGGTTGCGGTAAGAGTACAACCGGCAACCTCATCGTCCGCCTCCTCGAACCCACAGAAGGGGAAATCCTTTTCAACGGGGAAGACCTGGCGAAAATGGGTGGCGAAGAACTCAGGCAGAAGCGCAAGGATATCCAGATGATCTTCCAGGATCCGTTCTCGTCTTTGAATCCCAGGATGCGCGTATTCGAACTGATTGCCGAGCCCCTTCGTACGCACAAGACCCATTCAGGGAGTGCGATAAAAGAGCGTGTGTATGAGCTGATGGATGTGGTGGGGTTGAGCCGGGAGATGGCTGAACGGTTTCCCCATGAATTCAGTGGGGGTCAAAGGCAGCGGATCGGAATTGCCCGGGCGCTTGCTTTGAACCCGAAACTGATTGTCTGTGATGAACCGGTATCGGCTCTCGATGTGTCGATTCAGTCGCAGATTCTCAACCTGCTGCAAAAACTGCAAAAGGAGTTGAATCTGACCCTGGTCTTCATCGCTCACGGCTTACCGGCTGTGAAGCACATCAGTGACCGGATTGCGGTGATGTACCTCGGGAAAGTCGTTGAACTGACGACGAGGGAGAAGCTGTTTGCCAAACCGATGCATCCGTATACCGAAGGACTCTTGTCCGCTGTGCCAATCCCGGATCCGGAAGTTCGCCATCAGCGCGAGCGTGTCGTATTGAAAGGGGATATTCCAAGTCCCGTCAATCCGCCGTCCGGGTGCAGTTTCCATACCCGTTGTCCGTTTGCGGATGAGAAGTGTAAAACCGATGAACCGGAGTTCGAAGAAATTGAACCGGAGCACTTTGTCGCGTGTCATTACCCACTCGAGAGCGGTCAGGGGATTTTGGCCGGCAGCTCGGGTGAGAAGGGGGAGGAATGACGATGACAGAAACCGAACTCGCGAAACAGATCCGTTCGTCAAGGAACAATGTCGGTTTGACATTGAAGGACCTCAGTGAACGAACCGGGCTGTCGGTCAGTTTCCTCTCCCAGGTCGAACGGGGGACGTCATCACCAGCGATCAGCTCACTGAAAAAGATCGCCGATGGCCTCAGTGTACCGATCACGAGCTTTTTCACACCGGAACACAATACCACTTACACAACGGTTTCCGGTGAACGGCGCTCGTTTCGCATCGATGAGTCACCTGCAAAATATATGCGCCTGAGCGGAAATTTTTCCACCCGGACGATGGAGTCGCTGATTGTGACCCTGGACCCCGGGGCAACGGACAAAATGTTTCAGCATATCGGGGAAGAGGTGCACTATATTCTCGAGGGCCGGGTCAGCTACATCATAGACAGCGAGTCTTATCATTTGGAGAGCGGGGATTCGATCCATTTCCCATCGGACCGCCCTCACACGTGGCGCAACCCGAGTAAGGATGAGTGTGCAAAGATCCTCACTGTTGTGACACCGAAAATTTTTTGAATGGCAAAGGCTTGAGAAACCACCGGCACCGAGCGGTGGTTTTTTGTATATGATCACTTAATTCCATCCTGACTCTTGAATCGTGGTGCACACCTCCGCTATAATGAAAAGGTTATAACGGGTTCGAAAGGTACGGTGAAAAGGATGACGAAGACAGAAGAGCGAGTCGCCATCCGGATGGTGACACACATTTCCGACGGGGACCGCAGGGAAAAGCATACGATGGATGCGGTGGGACAACTCATGACCGGCTCAGGCCTGCTGGTGCTTCGATTTGAGGAACCGTCAGAAACGGATGACATACCCACTTCACAGCACATTAAGTGTACCGGTACGGAAATGACCGTCCGGCGCCATGGCCAGATCTCGATGAACCAGCGTTTCGTTGAAGGGGTGACGACCGAAGGTGTGTATCAAACGCCTGAGATCCGGATGCCGATGGAAACGACGACACGGCATCTGACCCATGAGTGGGATACCCATGAACAAAAGGGTGAAATCCAGTTAAGCTATGACCTCGTGCTTCAGGGCGAAGCAACGGGACGTTACGATATGACGATCAAGATCGAGGAGGCGACACGTTTATGAGTCAAGTAGAACAGGTGAAAGAACAGCTCAAGACCGCGCTCGTTCAGGCAGTGGTGGAAGCAGGCCTTGCCACGGAAGAAGACGTGCCGGCAGTGGAAATTGAAACGCCGAAGGACAAATCGCACGGGGATTATGCATCAAACATTGCCATGCAACTGGCGAGGGTGGCGAAAAAAGCCCCGAAACAGATCGCCGAAGACATCGTTACGTATTTGAACAAGGATCAGGCCGCGGTGGAGAACGTGGAAGTGGCAGGCCCCGGCTTTTTGAATTTTACGATGAAGAAAGATTTTCTGGCTGAGATTGTGAAAACGGTCCTCGACAAAGGCGGACAATACGGTGAAACCGATGTGGGGCAAGGCAAAAAAGTGCAGGTGGAGTTCGTCTCCGCCAATCCGACGGGCACACTTCATCTCGGTCACGCCCGCGGTGCGGCTGTCGGTGACGCCCTTTCCCATATCCTCACCAAAGCGGGCTTTGATGTGACGCGGGAATACTACATCAACGATGCCGGGAACCAGATCGATAATCTGACCTTGTCTCTTGAAGCCCGGTATTTGCAGGGGCTTGGTGAAGACGTGGCGATGCCGGAAGACGGCTATCAGGGAAAAGACATCATCGGCTTTGCCGAAGAGCTGGTGGAAACGTATGGTGATCGCTTCAAGAATGCGGACCCAGCGAGCCGCCAGTCGTTTTTCCGTGAATTCGGTCTGAAGCGGGAGCTTGACAAACTGAAGCAAGATCTTGAAGACTACCGCGTTGGTTTTGACGTGTGGTTTTCCGAAACGTCTCTGTATGAGGACGGACTGGTGGAAGCGATTCTCGGCGAGTTGAAAGAGCGGGGCAAAACGTTCGACCACGAAGGGGCCACCTGGTTTCGTTCAACAGAATTCGGGGACGATAAAGACCGTGTCCTCGTCAAGGGTGACGGCACATACACCTATCTCACGCCGGACATTGCCTACCACAACGATAAATTCAAGCGCGGCTTTGACGAAGTCATCAACATCTGGGGCGCGGATCATCACGGCTACATCCCACGGATGAAAGCGGCGGTTCAGGCTCTTGGGTACAAGGAAGAGCAGTTGAGCGTGCAGATCATTCAGATGGTGAATCTGTATGAAAACGGTGAGAAGGTCAAGATGAGTAAACGGACCGGTAAAGCCGTCACGATGCGTGACCTGATGGAAGAAGTCGGCATTGATGCCACGCGCTATTTCTTCGCGATGCGCGCAGCGGACACCCACCTGGATTTTGACCTGGATCTGGCCAAGTCCCAGTCCAATGAAAACCCTGTGTTCTATGTGCAGTACGCCCACGCGAGAATCTGCAGTATGATCCGTCAGGCCACAGACAAGGGATACACCGTTAATCCGGATGCGGATCTCTCCCTTTTGACGTCGGATAAAGAACATGATCTCATGAAAAAAATGGGTGAATTTCCGGAAGTCGTAGCCGATGCCGCGACGCGAAGATTGCCGCACCGCATCACCAATTATGTGCACGAGCTCGCACAAGCGCTGCACAGCTTTTACAATGCGGAGAAAGTGCTCACAGACGATGAAGCACTGACGAAGGCCCGCCTCGCTCTTGTGGAGGCCGTTCGCATCACCCTCAGCAATGGCCTGAAGCTGGTCGGGGTCCAGGCACCGGAAAGAATGTAATGGTATTTGAAGCACCGCGATCCTGTTCAAACGGGGTGGCGGTGCTTTTTGTATGGGCTGAAAAGGGCATTTCTGTCCCCGGTCGAAGAAAAGTAGGGCGTTATTGAGAGTGAAATCAGGGCAGTTACAAAATCGGATCAGAAAAACCATTCAAATCTCATACTTTTTTGCCGATATAAATTTGTAGTACAGAAATCAAATGATTGACTAACAGATGTCGATTAATCGGCAGAAGCAGGGGGTACATAATGGGAATTCGTAACAAAATGATGGCGATTTCAGCGGTGCTGTTGCTGTTGCCCGGACTGATCGTCGGGGGAACGGCCTACTACACAGCAAACCAGGGCCTGAATGAATCCGGAGAAACGACGATTGAGAACGCCGTCACGATGGCACTCATGCTCATCGATACGATGGATCAGCAGGTGGAAGCAGGGGCGATCACCTTGGAAGATGCTCAGGAACAGGTGAAGGAGTATCTGCTTGGTGAGATGCAGGAAGACGGAACACGACCGATTACTTCAGACATTGATCTGGGTGAGTATGGGTACTTCGTCATTTATGACGAGGAAGGCAACGAAGTGGCACACCCGACCCTTGAAGGGGAAAATGTCTGGGAGGCGCAGGATGAGCAGGGCCGCTTCCTCGTACAGGATCAGATTGCCGCAGCCCAGGCGGGTGGAGGATTCACGGTGTATTCATGGGAATTC
This Salisediminibacterium beveridgei DNA region includes the following protein-coding sequences:
- a CDS encoding ABC transporter ATP-binding protein, producing MSEQKKLLEVNDLKTYFFTEGGTIPSVDGVSFSVDRGELVAIVGESGSGKSVTSLSMMGLVEEPGKIVNGSINFEGKDLAKYTNSQMRKIRGNDIAMIFQEPLTSLNPVFTIGNQLKEAILEHQNVDKKKAKEMSISMLKQVGIPRAEQVYRSFPHSLSGGMRQRVMIAMALSCNPKLLIADEPTTALDVTIQAQILELMKDLVKKFDTAIILITHDLGVVAELVDRVIVMYAGQVVEQSDVFSLFKNPRHPYTRGLLDSTPKVQDLDEELKSIQGTVPTPSEMPAGCRFEPRCPYAMDHCKTHEPKLEVLPDGRDVRCWLYDEEVMKDVDERPDLTAGAGFYNKNTTA
- a CDS encoding ABC transporter ATP-binding protein — protein: MSTNDQISRQEQDSTTKTPLLELRNVKKYFDVTEAWFSRKREYLRAVDGVNLKVYEGETLGVVGESGCGKSTTGNLIVRLLEPTEGEILFNGEDLAKMGGEELRQKRKDIQMIFQDPFSSLNPRMRVFELIAEPLRTHKTHSGSAIKERVYELMDVVGLSREMAERFPHEFSGGQRQRIGIARALALNPKLIVCDEPVSALDVSIQSQILNLLQKLQKELNLTLVFIAHGLPAVKHISDRIAVMYLGKVVELTTREKLFAKPMHPYTEGLLSAVPIPDPEVRHQRERVVLKGDIPSPVNPPSGCSFHTRCPFADEKCKTDEPEFEEIEPEHFVACHYPLESGQGILAGSSGEKGEE
- a CDS encoding cupin domain-containing protein encodes the protein MTETELAKQIRSSRNNVGLTLKDLSERTGLSVSFLSQVERGTSSPAISSLKKIADGLSVPITSFFTPEHNTTYTTVSGERRSFRIDESPAKYMRLSGNFSTRTMESLIVTLDPGATDKMFQHIGEEVHYILEGRVSYIIDSESYHLESGDSIHFPSDRPHTWRNPSKDECAKILTVVTPKIF
- a CDS encoding DUF1934 domain-containing protein — protein: MTKTEERVAIRMVTHISDGDRREKHTMDAVGQLMTGSGLLVLRFEEPSETDDIPTSQHIKCTGTEMTVRRHGQISMNQRFVEGVTTEGVYQTPEIRMPMETTTRHLTHEWDTHEQKGEIQLSYDLVLQGEATGRYDMTIKIEEATRL
- the argS gene encoding arginine--tRNA ligase, which codes for MSQVEQVKEQLKTALVQAVVEAGLATEEDVPAVEIETPKDKSHGDYASNIAMQLARVAKKAPKQIAEDIVTYLNKDQAAVENVEVAGPGFLNFTMKKDFLAEIVKTVLDKGGQYGETDVGQGKKVQVEFVSANPTGTLHLGHARGAAVGDALSHILTKAGFDVTREYYINDAGNQIDNLTLSLEARYLQGLGEDVAMPEDGYQGKDIIGFAEELVETYGDRFKNADPASRQSFFREFGLKRELDKLKQDLEDYRVGFDVWFSETSLYEDGLVEAILGELKERGKTFDHEGATWFRSTEFGDDKDRVLVKGDGTYTYLTPDIAYHNDKFKRGFDEVINIWGADHHGYIPRMKAAVQALGYKEEQLSVQIIQMVNLYENGEKVKMSKRTGKAVTMRDLMEEVGIDATRYFFAMRAADTHLDFDLDLAKSQSNENPVFYVQYAHARICSMIRQATDKGYTVNPDADLSLLTSDKEHDLMKKMGEFPEVVADAATRRLPHRITNYVHELAQALHSFYNAEKVLTDDEALTKARLALVEAVRITLSNGLKLVGVQAPERM